The following are encoded together in the Poseidonibacter lekithochrous genome:
- a CDS encoding response regulator, giving the protein MMAKLLIVDDSTMLRDMLNYALNEGGYNDVTEAVDGVDGLAKAKAADFDLIITDVNMPNMDGLTLIGELRKVPQYSKKPILVLTTERSDEMKAKGKAAGATGWIVKPFVPDQLLKAVNIVLSR; this is encoded by the coding sequence ATAATGGCTAAGCTTTTAATCGTAGATGATTCTACTATGCTAAGAGATATGCTAAACTATGCATTAAACGAAGGTGGTTACAATGATGTAACTGAAGCTGTTGATGGTGTTGATGGTTTAGCAAAAGCTAAAGCTGCAGATTTTGATCTAATAATAACAGATGTAAATATGCCAAATATGGATGGTTTGACTTTAATAGGCGAACTAAGAAAAGTACCACAATATTCAAAAAAACCAATTTTAGTACTTACTACTGAAAGAAGTGATGAAATGAAAGCTAAAGGTAAAGCTGCAGGGGCAACTGGTTGGATTGTTAAACCGTTCGTTCCAGATCAATTGCTAAAAGCAGTTAATATAGTATTAAGTAGATAG
- the cheB gene encoding chemotaxis-specific protein-glutamate methyltransferase CheB, with the protein MYTVLVIDDSPSMRRVIKDMINSIDEFEVIAMAVDAYDAREKIKEYEPDIVTIDINMPKMDGVTFLRNLMRLHPMPAVVISGEGVRGNDIFDDGAVGFIPKPEVGESIASFSERIKDTLLNLTFLLKRYTLKKPKALKKPKNISTQIEYKVHPDEVIPSKPAIMPGSKVIAIGSSTGGVESLLKVFKKLPSGLPPIVITQHIPYGFSNSFAHRLNDNSEVNVHEAKDGEILERGCGYLAPGNMHLTIEKVGNTYKTKLLDTKKVSQHKPSVDVLFRSINNNVGSSAMGIMMTGMGDDGSIAMKEMFDNNAYTVAQNKESCVVFGMPMKAIQAGAIKDTIHLDDIAQYIIDFSKGKRR; encoded by the coding sequence GTGTATACAGTTTTAGTTATTGATGACTCTCCTTCTATGAGAAGAGTCATAAAAGATATGATAAATTCTATTGATGAATTTGAAGTAATTGCAATGGCTGTTGATGCTTATGATGCAAGAGAAAAAATTAAAGAATATGAACCAGATATAGTTACTATTGATATTAATATGCCTAAAATGGATGGAGTAACATTTCTTCGAAATTTAATGCGACTTCACCCTATGCCTGCAGTAGTAATTTCAGGTGAGGGTGTTAGAGGAAATGATATTTTTGATGATGGTGCTGTTGGGTTTATCCCAAAACCTGAAGTTGGAGAATCTATAGCTTCATTTTCTGAACGAATTAAAGATACATTATTAAATCTTACTTTTTTACTTAAAAGATATACATTAAAAAAACCAAAAGCTCTAAAGAAGCCAAAAAATATTTCTACTCAAATTGAATATAAAGTTCATCCGGATGAAGTAATTCCTTCTAAACCAGCTATTATGCCTGGGAGTAAAGTTATTGCTATTGGTTCATCAACAGGTGGAGTAGAGTCTTTATTAAAAGTATTTAAAAAACTACCTTCTGGTTTACCTCCTATTGTTATTACTCAACACATTCCTTATGGATTTTCGAACTCTTTTGCTCATAGACTTAATGATAACTCAGAAGTAAATGTGCATGAGGCAAAAGATGGTGAAATCTTAGAGAGAGGTTGCGGTTATTTAGCTCCTGGTAATATGCACTTAACTATAGAAAAAGTTGGCAATACTTACAAAACAAAATTATTAGATACAAAAAAAGTTAGTCAACATAAACCAAGTGTTGATGTATTATTTAGATCTATTAATAATAATGTTGGTTCTTCTGCTATGGGTATAATGATGACAGGTATGGGAGATGATGGCTCTATTGCTATGAAAGAAATGTTTGATAACAATGCTTATACAGTAGCTCAAAATAAAGAGTCTTGTGTTGTATTTGGTATGCCTATGAAAGCAATTCAAGCAGGTGCAATAAAAGATACAATTCATTTAGATGATATTGCACAATATATAATTGATTTTTCTAAAGGAAAAAGAAGATAG
- a CDS encoding polyribonucleotide nucleotidyltransferase encodes MSTVCEFELNEKQEIFEFGKVAKQANGSVLAKLGKAVVLATVVSEFDNPVSEDFTPLTVQYIEKTYAAAKLPGGFIKREAKPSEFETLTSRVIDRSLRPLFPKGYVYPTTITVLVLSADKDVDLQALALNAASAALYTSNLPIKKSVSGVRVGKINGEYVINPTTTELLDSTLDLYVAGTKDELLMIEMKSISSQELVEVDIEAFTKVHKANEVNESDLVEAIGVAQKALYEANTTYESGFETASVEKKDVELVEFKIEEEVINYVRDNFSADITEAIKKLAKSERATELKDVAKAISANEYCASNEIEFSTIYEAVSIIKRELVRAMIVNDKVRADGRGLRDVRPISIDTNILPSAHSSCLFTRGETQALVVGTIAGSKDGQMFEKLTEKSTSMDNFLLHYNFPGFSVGEAKPMFGVGRRELGHGNLGRKALESTIDNDYTETIRLVSEILESNGSSSMATVCGGSLALKAAGVPISDLVAGVAMGMVVEGDNYSVLTDIMGLEDHDGDMDFKVAGTKDGITALQMDIKLGGIELSVLEEALLQAKEGREHILGLMETAASEIIPSSALPLVEQFAIDPSKVMVVIGKAGSTIKEIIEKFSVAIDLDRNSGNVKVSGECKQSVLDACEHIKSISNNAPARKESRNVNFEDLYKVDEILTGKVERIVDFGAFVSLPKGGEGLLHISKISKQRVKNVSDVLNAGDDVEIKVLKVKRDRIELSSSSI; translated from the coding sequence ATGTCAACAGTTTGCGAATTTGAATTAAATGAAAAACAAGAGATATTTGAGTTTGGTAAAGTAGCCAAACAAGCTAATGGTTCTGTATTAGCTAAATTAGGAAAAGCAGTAGTTTTAGCTACTGTAGTAAGTGAGTTTGATAACCCAGTATCTGAGGATTTTACTCCACTTACAGTGCAATATATTGAGAAAACTTATGCTGCTGCAAAATTACCTGGTGGATTTATTAAAAGAGAAGCTAAGCCTAGCGAATTTGAAACTTTAACTTCAAGAGTTATTGATAGAAGTTTAAGACCTCTTTTCCCTAAAGGTTATGTTTATCCTACAACAATTACTGTACTGGTATTAAGTGCTGATAAAGATGTTGACTTACAAGCCTTAGCATTAAATGCTGCAAGTGCTGCTTTATATACTTCAAATTTACCAATTAAAAAATCAGTTTCTGGTGTAAGAGTTGGAAAAATTAATGGTGAGTACGTAATTAATCCTACTACAACTGAATTATTAGACTCTACATTAGATTTATATGTAGCTGGTACAAAAGATGAATTATTAATGATTGAAATGAAATCTATTTCATCACAAGAATTAGTTGAAGTTGATATTGAGGCATTTACAAAAGTTCATAAAGCTAATGAAGTAAATGAATCAGATTTAGTTGAAGCTATTGGTGTTGCACAAAAAGCTTTATATGAAGCAAATACTACATATGAATCTGGATTTGAAACAGCAAGTGTTGAGAAAAAAGATGTAGAACTAGTTGAATTTAAAATTGAAGAAGAAGTGATTAATTATGTTAGAGATAATTTCTCTGCTGATATTACTGAAGCTATTAAAAAATTAGCAAAATCTGAGAGAGCAACTGAGCTTAAAGATGTAGCAAAAGCAATTTCTGCAAATGAATATTGTGCTAGTAATGAAATTGAATTTAGTACAATTTATGAAGCAGTTTCTATTATTAAAAGAGAATTAGTTAGAGCAATGATTGTTAATGATAAAGTTAGAGCAGATGGAAGAGGTTTAAGAGACGTTAGACCTATTTCTATTGATACTAATATTTTACCATCAGCTCATTCATCTTGTTTATTTACAAGAGGTGAAACTCAAGCTTTAGTTGTTGGTACAATTGCAGGAAGTAAAGACGGTCAAATGTTTGAAAAACTTACTGAAAAATCAACTTCTATGGATAACTTCTTGTTACATTATAACTTCCCAGGTTTTTCTGTAGGTGAAGCTAAGCCAATGTTTGGTGTAGGTAGAAGAGAATTAGGTCATGGAAATCTAGGTAGAAAAGCCTTAGAATCTACTATTGACAATGATTACACAGAAACAATTAGATTAGTATCTGAGATTTTAGAATCAAACGGTTCTTCTTCAATGGCTACAGTTTGTGGTGGATCTTTAGCATTAAAAGCAGCAGGTGTACCAATCTCTGATTTAGTTGCTGGTGTTGCTATGGGTATGGTTGTTGAAGGTGATAACTATTCTGTTCTTACTGATATTATGGGTCTTGAAGATCATGATGGAGATATGGACTTTAAAGTTGCTGGTACTAAAGATGGTATTACTGCTTTACAAATGGATATTAAGCTTGGTGGTATTGAATTATCAGTATTAGAAGAAGCTTTATTACAAGCAAAAGAGGGTAGGGAACATATCTTAGGATTAATGGAAACTGCAGCTTCTGAAATTATTCCAAGTTCAGCATTACCATTAGTTGAACAATTTGCAATTGATCCTTCTAAAGTTATGGTTGTAATTGGTAAAGCTGGTTCTACAATTAAAGAAATTATTGAAAAATTCTCAGTAGCAATTGATTTAGATAGAAATTCTGGAAATGTTAAAGTTTCTGGTGAATGTAAACAAAGTGTTTTAGATGCTTGTGAACATATCAAGTCAATTTCTAATAATGCTCCAGCAAGAAAAGAATCAAGAAATGTTAACTTTGAAGACTTATATAAAGTAGATGAGATTTTAACTGGAAAAGTTGAAAGAATTGTTGACTTTGGTGCTTTTGTTTCTTTACCAAAAGGTGGAGAAGGATTATTGCATATTTCTAAAATTTCTAAACAAAGAGTTAAGAATGTATCAGATGTATTAAATGCAGGTGATGATGTAGAAATAAAAGTTTTAAAAGTAAAAAGAGATAGAATAGAATTATCTTCTAGTTCTATATAA
- a CDS encoding chemotaxis protein CheA, producing the protein MSFDISKYREMFLEEAEELFESADNVLLEAENNGSLTDEEMGQLFRDVHTLKGSGASVELTLFAEFTHDVENLMDKLRNHQIEFIPEMAGTLIDGLDVMKEILDLEVAEDITREVFTEMTTTLLEEIRAYSSGNAPVSKEEPVVTAPASDIKSVDHIEVDNDAIGFFDDDLNEQKNSRSFGIFADDMLDEPQKNYGFFDDELEEIALNTDDTLVVTDDDKEDFGFFDDVPSLSADSVMESNSIEEIKTVEVTPLAPVAKEVTPDIVQKKAETPAAPARAARKPKEETATTKKSATTNNIRVNLDKIDLLMNNVGDLVITNAMLTQFSTSIEEVKTRNAVLERLELLERHIRDMQDSIMSIRMVPMESIYSKFPKVVRDISKKLGKKVEFKHFGDNVEIDKAMIEGLTDPLMHIIRNSLDHGLETPEERDQSGKSDVGSIIISAEQANGQMIITIEDDGRGINSDKVALKALDQGQIDENQYNSMSENEKAMLVFGAGVSTADEITDISGRGVGMDVVRTNIQKLGGAIKLDTKLGEGTVITIMLPLTLAILDGLDIAVSDQKYILPLSSIVESLQPTSDMIKKIGDGTQDLLMLREEFIPVVRLHQLFGLENSFENLEDGMLIVVKSGNTKVALSIDEFLNQHQVVVKPLDKNFRSVEGVGAATVRGDGSIGLILDVVGIINAQTKFEKGMSASKRAS; encoded by the coding sequence ATGTCATTTGATATTTCTAAATACAGAGAAATGTTTCTTGAAGAAGCAGAAGAACTTTTTGAATCAGCGGATAATGTACTTTTAGAAGCCGAGAACAATGGATCTTTAACTGACGAAGAAATGGGTCAGTTGTTTAGGGATGTACATACTTTAAAAGGTAGTGGTGCATCTGTTGAATTAACATTATTTGCCGAGTTTACACATGATGTAGAAAACTTAATGGATAAGTTAAGAAATCATCAAATTGAATTTATTCCAGAAATGGCAGGAACTTTAATTGATGGTTTAGACGTTATGAAAGAGATACTAGATCTAGAAGTTGCTGAAGACATAACTAGAGAAGTATTTACAGAAATGACAACTACATTATTAGAAGAAATTAGAGCTTACTCTAGCGGTAATGCACCTGTTTCTAAAGAAGAACCGGTTGTGACTGCACCAGCTTCTGATATTAAGTCTGTTGATCATATTGAAGTTGACAATGATGCTATTGGTTTCTTTGATGATGATTTAAATGAACAAAAAAACTCTAGATCATTTGGTATTTTTGCTGATGATATGTTAGATGAACCACAAAAAAACTATGGTTTCTTTGATGATGAATTAGAAGAAATTGCTCTTAATACTGATGATACTTTAGTTGTTACTGATGATGACAAAGAGGATTTTGGTTTCTTTGATGATGTTCCATCTCTTAGTGCTGATTCTGTTATGGAAAGTAACAGTATTGAAGAAATTAAGACTGTTGAAGTTACTCCTTTGGCACCTGTTGCTAAAGAAGTAACACCTGATATTGTTCAGAAAAAAGCTGAAACACCAGCTGCTCCAGCTAGAGCTGCAAGAAAACCTAAAGAAGAAACAGCTACTACAAAGAAGTCAGCTACTACTAATAACATTAGAGTAAATTTAGATAAAATTGATTTACTTATGAATAATGTCGGGGATCTTGTTATCACTAATGCAATGCTTACTCAATTTTCAACTTCTATTGAAGAAGTAAAGACAAGAAATGCTGTATTAGAGAGACTAGAATTACTAGAGAGACATATTAGAGATATGCAAGATTCAATTATGAGTATCAGAATGGTACCAATGGAATCTATTTATTCTAAATTCCCAAAAGTTGTTAGAGATATATCTAAAAAACTTGGTAAAAAAGTAGAATTTAAACATTTTGGTGATAATGTTGAAATTGATAAAGCAATGATTGAAGGTCTTACTGACCCTTTAATGCATATTATTAGAAACTCACTAGATCATGGATTAGAAACTCCAGAAGAGAGAGATCAATCTGGTAAATCAGACGTTGGATCAATTATCATCTCAGCAGAACAAGCAAATGGTCAGATGATTATTACTATTGAAGACGATGGTAGAGGAATCAATTCTGACAAGGTTGCTTTAAAAGCATTAGATCAAGGGCAAATTGATGAAAATCAATATAACTCTATGAGCGAGAATGAAAAAGCTATGTTAGTCTTTGGAGCAGGTGTTTCTACAGCTGATGAGATTACTGATATATCTGGTCGTGGTGTTGGTATGGATGTTGTAAGAACTAATATTCAAAAACTTGGTGGGGCAATTAAGCTTGATACTAAGTTAGGAGAAGGTACAGTAATTACAATTATGTTACCACTTACTCTTGCAATTCTAGATGGTCTAGATATTGCTGTTAGTGATCAAAAATATATCTTACCTTTAAGTTCTATTGTTGAATCACTGCAACCAACTTCTGATATGATTAAGAAAATTGGTGATGGTACTCAAGACTTATTAATGTTAAGAGAAGAATTTATTCCAGTTGTTAGATTACATCAATTATTTGGTTTAGAAAACAGTTTTGAAAATCTTGAAGATGGAATGTTAATTGTTGTTAAATCTGGAAATACAAAAGTTGCCTTATCAATTGATGAATTCTTAAATCAGCATCAAGTAGTTGTAAAACCTTTAGATAAAAACTTTAGATCTGTTGAAGGTGTTGGTGCAGCAACTGTAAGAGGTGACGGTAGTATCGGTCTAATCTTAGATGTTGTTGGTATTATTAATGCACAAACTAAATTTGAAAAAGGTATGAGTGCATCTAAGAGGGCTTCATAA
- a CDS encoding CheR family methyltransferase, whose amino-acid sequence MSYTTDDVHNRVKKILYSLTGITLAENKDIMISNRIDKLKRDAKYKGDIMDLLDLVESGSKVTEFINSFTTNKTHFFREDFHFLDLKNRVLPALAKEGKKVNMYCSASSTGEEPYSMAMTVLEAKEEIGKFIDSSIIATDIDTNVLQYAANGIYRFSKSSKEFPDWIKPQKYFKRRVQKNLVGEEVLIKVKDELKKPISFQVMNLNDKSYPFSKGQFDVIFCRNVLIYFSAEDQNEILKKLFSHLKMGGTLYLGHSENPHDLINYVNRVGQNIFVKEKEIS is encoded by the coding sequence ATGAGTTATACTACTGATGATGTACATAATAGAGTAAAGAAAATTCTTTATTCTCTAACTGGTATTACACTAGCTGAGAATAAAGATATTATGATTTCTAATAGAATTGATAAATTAAAAAGAGATGCTAAATATAAAGGGGATATTATGGATCTCCTTGATTTAGTCGAAAGTGGCTCTAAAGTTACAGAGTTTATTAATTCATTTACTACAAATAAAACACATTTCTTTAGAGAAGATTTTCATTTTCTTGATTTAAAAAACAGAGTTTTACCTGCTTTAGCAAAAGAGGGTAAAAAAGTAAATATGTATTGTTCTGCCTCTTCTACAGGGGAAGAACCATATTCTATGGCTATGACTGTTTTGGAAGCAAAAGAAGAAATTGGTAAGTTTATAGATTCTTCAATTATTGCAACTGATATTGATACAAATGTATTACAATATGCTGCTAATGGTATTTATAGATTTTCTAAATCGTCAAAAGAATTTCCAGATTGGATTAAACCTCAAAAATATTTTAAACGTAGAGTTCAAAAGAATTTAGTTGGGGAAGAAGTTTTAATAAAAGTAAAAGATGAATTAAAGAAACCTATTTCTTTTCAAGTTATGAATTTAAATGATAAATCTTATCCTTTTAGCAAAGGTCAATTTGATGTGATATTTTGTAGAAATGTTTTAATATATTTCTCAGCTGAAGATCAAAATGAAATATTAAAAAAATTATTTTCACACCTTAAAATGGGTGGAACATTATATTTAGGACACTCTGAGAATCCTCATGATTTAATTAATTATGTTAATAGAGTAGGACAAAATATTTTTGTAAAAGAGAAGGAAATAAGTTGA
- a CDS encoding chemotaxis protein CheD gives MIVIGHKDGSIERTSSVRFTQKTKGLFTHTVIGGEFAVGSDIEEIAFKTLLGSCVAIMFYDKVKKIKGMNHFLLPKTNNTNDDMKYGLYSVEAMLNEMYKLGCSKNNMIAKISGGADIMQLNVSAQSIGHRNVEFAKDFCQSEGFKLMSEHTRGEHGRLILLANAFETFIKVTQKTETDSKIASEESSLQKEITKAPVIKEYVGGVDLFGVEEKDEPEMEIELF, from the coding sequence TTGATTGTTATTGGACATAAAGATGGAAGTATTGAACGTACCTCTTCAGTTAGATTTACACAAAAAACAAAAGGCTTATTTACTCACACTGTAATTGGTGGTGAATTTGCTGTTGGAAGTGATATTGAAGAAATTGCATTTAAGACATTACTTGGTTCTTGTGTAGCTATTATGTTTTACGATAAAGTAAAAAAAATAAAAGGTATGAATCACTTTTTATTGCCTAAAACAAATAATACTAATGATGATATGAAATATGGTCTTTATTCAGTTGAAGCAATGCTAAATGAAATGTATAAATTGGGTTGTTCTAAAAATAATATGATTGCTAAAATTTCTGGTGGAGCTGACATTATGCAATTAAATGTTTCTGCACAATCAATTGGACACAGAAATGTAGAATTTGCAAAAGATTTTTGTCAATCTGAAGGTTTTAAACTTATGAGTGAACATACTCGTGGTGAGCATGGTAGATTAATTCTCCTTGCAAATGCATTTGAGACATTTATTAAAGTTACTCAGAAAACTGAAACTGATAGTAAAATTGCATCAGAAGAGAGTTCATTACAGAAAGAGATTACAAAAGCACCAGTTATCAAAGAATACGTTGGTGGTGTTGATCTATTTGGTGTTGAAGAAAAAGATGAACCTGAAATGGAAATTGAACTTTTCTAA